The genomic window TTTTAAAAAACCCCTGAGAGGAGgtctggactgcgggttgattcgactaaagttcgaggttttttttgcaaaaagaccGCGGCTCGCCCGATCTGGGCTGTCCGCGCCCCCGATCGAACGGCCGCGAAAAGCCCGTGACGTGGCACGCTGGCTGGCCGCGGTTTGGGCGCAGGATTCATATGTAAAGATTTTAGGACCCACAGCAGTTGATAAGCAAAGAGAAAGAAAAATGGAAAAGTCAAAAGAGCATTGTGATAGAATACATACTTGATGCACTCGATGAGGATACCAAACTTAGGAGTTAGGATGATGGAAAAACAATGAGTCTGACAAAAACAAGACAGTGACTTTCAAATATTTAAGAGCATATATAATGAAAATAAAAAGAGCAAAATAATGGAGGCCTGCCAGTAAATACTGACCATCACAAGCCTCCTTTGCTCTCCTAATGACAGAACATGTTCCCAGTTTGCTGTAGAATCCCACCATTCTCTTTCTAGAAGATACACCAGCCCAACATTCTCTGGAATTTTCTTCAGGCGATCATCCAGCAGGACAGAAGCACTAGACTTGTTACCTATGATGACTATAGTACCATAGTTCCTGTTACCAGGACAAGCAACAAAAATAATTTTTACTTCCTTTCAACCGGTATGCTCCTAACTAATCATGCAAGTTTCAAACTTCGAACATCAAGGTTTTTACTAATATACAATAGATAGCTATTTCAAAAATTAAGTATGCCTACCAGCTGATTTGCTTCCTCCCTTGAGAGAGGGTATGGTCTGATCCTGCTGAGTACCAACTACAAAGGCAGgtaagtggagctgaggaaacgaAACATCCCTTCTGAGGGCTTGGTAACTTTCCCAGAGAAGGTGGATCACAGATATCCAAGCAACAGGATAACTCTTTCCACTTACATTAGGACCTTGAGTAATAAAAGATAAAATGAACCATGCTAATATAAGTTCACTGCTGAGCAGAAGACTGAAAAAAAAGGTTGCCAGCAGGAAGACTGCATACCAGTCAGAAGAAGCCTTTTTCCCTTGTACCACATTGCATTGCATGAGAGTTCGGTAGCCAAAAACCAATAACTTCTGCAATTGTGTTACGATGTCCAATTCATGAAATGAAATAATTTTTTCTGACAATGACTGATGGCATTGGAAGGCAACACAGTATCTGGAGCGACATTATTTTAAAAGCAAGTTCAgattctttttataaaaaaatgtaACTAAAGGCCATCATCAGCTGAGTGAGAACATTATGAACACAAGTTTTCAACTGAAGCCAGTTATCAGTGTTTTCAATTCTCAGGGTATGAACTCAAATATCTCATTAATTCAACCAGAGAGTTAAAGGAACTTATGTAACTCAAGAATGCTGTCGAGAGCTATGAAATCTGTGACACCAGTGAAGCCAACAACTGCAGAGCAAGTGCCAGCTCTCCTGATGCACgaaccaaaggaaaaacacattTCAGGATGCTTATAGATGAAAAATAATCTTTTTGGGAAGAATGAGAAGAGTTCTGAAGATTAGTAACCTTGAGTTGAGGTCAAACTTGTGTCTCCCTTGTGCTCCAAAGCATATAACACACTCACACAGTCACATCCCACGTCACATTGTGAGGAAGAAGATAAAAGGATAGGTCACCAAAGAAGGTCAAATAGCAGTTCTATCATTCCAGTAACAAAGCCAGCGAGGTCAGTGGTCAACTTGTACTTTTACCTGACAGGCTGAATACCTGAAAACATATACCAGGGTAACTTGGCTACTGTCAAAACCGACAGTATTACCTCCGCGCAAATATGCAATCTTATTCTCAAAGCCAGACAAGGCAAGGCACGGACGCACATTTATGAAAAGCACTGAAATATCATTTGACCAAAACTTTTACAGAAAATacttgtgttcttgttggagAATGTCCACTGTTAATATTAGAGGGCAACAACAGAAAGGTTATCTTTGCTTCCCAAGGCTTGTTACTTCTTCGTTCTTCCTGTCCATCTCAACCCTACCACAATTGTCACTTTTTGCAACTACCGACTATTGATACCAAGCTTTTCTGTCACTACATAACCAATGAGTGGTTCTGCACAAATGACACATCTGAAGATGCACTACTTCAGACCCACCCTATCTTAACCTCCTGAAGCTGCCCGTTCGAAACCTGTGCGGCTCCAAAACAATTCCCAGGTGTGTATTTGAGTTATTTCATTCCAAAATCACTTTGCTCCTTTTCTTTACAATCAAGCTTCAGCTTTGACGCCAAGTCGTCCATGATGGCATATATCTCCTGATTCTCAGGATGCCTCTCCCTAATTTTGAATTCATCAACGATCTCATTTAAGTTCACCAGACGATGTCCAGGCCTGAACCTCTCATCTCTCTCTTTCATGATAGCCTTCACCCTGTGAACTTCTTCCCATCTCCCTACAGCAGCGTACACATTGCAAAGCAGTGCATAGTGAGCATTGTTGCTTGGTTCAAGCTCAATCAACCTGAGAGTTATCCGCTCCCCAAGTCTCCAATCCCCCCGGAACCGACACAGCCCAAGCAAACCACCCAATGCCCGTGCCTTCAGATCCTCTGGTATACTCTTTAAGAGGCCCTCGGCTTCTTCCAGAAGCCCAACACTCCCATACAGATTGGCCATGCACCAGTAGTGTGCAAATGTCGGCTTGAGGTTGTACACGGTGCTCATCTGCCCAAAATATGCCCTTCCGTCCTCCAAGAGGCCTAAACGGGCACAGGCGCAGAGAACACCAATGAAAGTGACTCCATCTGGCTGCACATTCCCTGAAAAGGCAGCACAGGAGTTAGATACATATATAAAGTTCAAAAATGCAAATGTAGCAATATGTTGCTTTCTGAAGAACTAATATTGGAAATCTGAACCCACCTGGTGTGATCATATGCTGGAACAGTTTGATCCCGTCACCAGGTTCACCATACACACAGTGCCCTATGATCATCGCGTTCCAGCATACCAGGTTCCTCATTCTGAGCCGGTCAAACAACTTCCTTGCAACCCCAGCCCTCCGACACTTGCCATACATATCAATCAATGCAGTCCAAACCAACAGGTTATCATCCTCAAAACGGCGCAGGAACACACAGTGCACCTCCCTCCCAGCCCCTAGCCTCCCCAGCCTAGCACACGCCGTGGCTGCCCCGACTATGGTTGTCGCCGTCCCCCTCACTCCTACCCC from Miscanthus floridulus cultivar M001 chromosome 11, ASM1932011v1, whole genome shotgun sequence includes these protein-coding regions:
- the LOC136492781 gene encoding pentatricopeptide repeat-containing protein At3g51320-like translates to MAATSTSPHSAGGGGTIGDDLHGFLRYGLRTHSSVLCAHAFLLRRGLLLGHAVPAGLLLTASACSAASPPAHILRLLLHHLPPPLPVFSLDAALRAVGPLIPFSALLSLFAALLRSHQPLFPDHFSFPPLLSAAASAASPRLHLRSALALHGQLLLRGLLFSPPPHAANALLHFYATAGGLSFARYMFDEMPLRDIVSCNTLMTALAGTPGGIDAARQLFEGMHLRNWVSWNVMINGYVKAKRPEQALEVVRWMAGVGVRGTATTIVGAATACARLGRLGAGREVHCVFLRRFEDDNLLVWTALIDMYGKCRRAGVARKLFDRLRMRNLVCWNAMIIGHCVYGEPGDGIKLFQHMITPGNVQPDGVTFIGVLCACARLGLLEDGRAYFGQMSTVYNLKPTFAHYWCMANLYGSVGLLEEAEGLLKSIPEDLKARALGGLLGLCRFRGDWRLGERITLRLIELEPSNNAHYALLCNVYAAVGRWEEVHRVKAIMKERDERFRPGHRLVNLNEIVDEFKIRERHPENQEIYAIMDDLASKLKLDCKEKEQSDFGMK